One window of Desulfomicrobium apsheronum genomic DNA carries:
- a CDS encoding GIY-YIG nuclease family protein, whose product MYVLRCGDGSLYTGITTDVARRLAEHASGGPRAAKYLRGRGPLELAFSVPVGGKSAALSLEGWIKRLPKRRKELFVTGLLLWPGQG is encoded by the coding sequence GTGTACGTACTGCGCTGCGGCGACGGGAGCCTCTACACCGGCATCACTACCGACGTGGCCCGCCGCCTGGCCGAACACGCCTCCGGCGGCCCCAGGGCGGCCAAATATTTGCGCGGGCGCGGGCCGCTGGAACTTGCCTTTTCGGTTCCGGTGGGCGGCAAGTCAGCAGCTTTGTCGCTGGAAGGGTGGATCAAGAGGTTGCCGAAGCGGCGCAAGGAACTGTTCGTCACCGGTTTGCTCTTGTGGCCTGGGCAGGGCTGA
- the trhA gene encoding PAQR family membrane homeostasis protein TrhA, whose translation MNMDRSVSQYSQGEEIANSITHAIAAGMSIAALVVLIARAVSQGDAWHVVSFSIFGTTLILLYMASTLYHAIPLPRAKRILKTLDHSAIFLLIAGTYTPFMLVNLRETVGWTVFGVVWLLAVAGVVLKCCFVYRFKRLSLTIYLGMGWLCVLIGRDMYATLSGTSLVFLALGGLAYTLGVIFYVWDRLPYNHAIWHLFVITGSTMHFFSVLNTLPS comes from the coding sequence ATGAACATGGACAGGTCCGTTTCTCAGTATTCCCAGGGCGAAGAAATCGCCAACAGCATTACCCACGCCATTGCGGCCGGGATGTCCATCGCCGCTCTGGTGGTGCTCATCGCTCGGGCCGTGTCCCAGGGCGACGCCTGGCACGTGGTCAGTTTTTCCATTTTCGGCACCACGCTCATCCTGCTCTACATGGCGTCCACCCTGTATCACGCCATCCCGTTGCCACGGGCAAAACGCATTCTGAAGACCCTGGATCACAGCGCCATTTTCCTGCTCATCGCCGGCACCTACACGCCCTTCATGCTGGTCAATCTGCGTGAAACCGTGGGCTGGACCGTGTTCGGGGTGGTGTGGCTTCTTGCGGTGGCCGGAGTCGTGCTCAAGTGCTGCTTCGTGTATCGTTTCAAGCGCCTGTCTCTGACCATCTATCTCGGCATGGGCTGGCTCTGCGTTCTCATCGGGCGGGATATGTACGCGACCCTGTCCGGCACCAGCTTGGTCTTTCTGGCCTTGGGCGGACTGGCCTATACGCTGGGTGTCATTTTCTATGTATGGGATCGTCTGCCCTACAATCACGCTATCTGGCACCTTTTTGTCATCACGGGCAGTACCATGCATTTCTTCTCGGTTCTTAACACCCTGCCGTCATAG
- a CDS encoding NYN domain-containing protein translates to MTQKRRLWLIDAGYLFNARHSVRSGYEFSYLRLRNHLEQDGLIWRAYYLNSTPNPPSDGQDNFHRWLRSGPPFGPKIITKFYTLKQQRADKAYCEECGQKVSLRCQNQTGDFTHRVFNEIQKGVDVAIATLSLIHQRNYDTLMLSSGDSDLLDAVEHLSEQGKSIELVVFRDGVSSELQCRADRIYWINDFASEVDNSFRDAGGDGDNP, encoded by the coding sequence ATGACCCAAAAACGTAGACTCTGGCTTATCGACGCAGGTTATCTTTTCAACGCTCGGCATAGCGTGCGTAGCGGCTATGAATTCAGCTATTTGCGCCTTAGAAACCATTTGGAGCAGGACGGCCTCATCTGGAGGGCCTACTATCTCAACTCCACGCCCAATCCGCCTTCGGACGGGCAGGACAATTTTCATCGCTGGCTGCGCAGCGGGCCGCCGTTTGGGCCCAAGATCATCACCAAGTTCTATACGCTCAAGCAGCAGCGCGCTGACAAGGCCTATTGCGAGGAGTGCGGCCAGAAGGTGTCGCTCAGGTGCCAGAATCAGACCGGGGATTTCACCCATCGGGTCTTCAACGAGATCCAGAAGGGCGTGGATGTGGCCATCGCCACCCTGTCGCTCATTCATCAGCGCAATTACGATACGCTCATGCTGTCCTCCGGCGATTCTGATCTACTTGACGCCGTTGAGCACCTCTCGGAGCAGGGCAAGAGCATAGAGCTCGTGGTTTTCAGGGACGGGGTTTCCTCGGAATTGCAATGCCGGGCCGACCGGATTTACTGGATAAACGATTTCGCGTCCGAAGTGGACAATTCCTTTCGCGATGCGGGAGGAGACGGTGACAACCCCTGA
- a CDS encoding M24 family metallopeptidase produces MSFVSLEQMPLSETRERVSRLRVHMAEACPEASGILVFSRLGIYHLSGAWASGALWVPMTGEPVLLCRKGVERARLDSPLERIMEFKSYSQLPGLLREAEAPLGDMAAVEMTGLSWSMGELLRSKLPGVRLVPGDRALAWTRAVKTDWELAKLRLAGARHDQALNDTLPDLIRPGMTEREIALAVWDAFYRHGHQGMMRMQNAGEEIFLGHVAAGDSANYPSVFNGPLGLRGAHPVLPFLGYAGKVWQRGEPLALDCGFCLEGYHTDKTQVYWAEESVIPEEADRAQDFCLQIQEHLSSRLVPGAIPADLYRDCIRIVLANNMGEGFMGLGRNKVGFLGHGIGLAIDEWPVIAPTFDRPLEENMVLALEPKIGIKGLGMVGVENTFVVTPKGGECLTGERFGPTFPA; encoded by the coding sequence ATGAGCTTTGTTTCCCTTGAGCAAATGCCCCTGTCCGAGACCCGGGAACGCGTCTCGCGCCTGCGGGTTCACATGGCTGAGGCTTGCCCCGAAGCGTCGGGAATTCTGGTCTTTTCGCGTCTTGGCATCTACCATCTGAGCGGAGCCTGGGCCAGCGGCGCGTTGTGGGTGCCCATGACCGGCGAGCCCGTGCTGCTGTGCCGCAAAGGCGTGGAGCGTGCCCGTCTCGATTCGCCGCTCGAGCGCATCATGGAGTTCAAGTCGTATTCGCAGTTGCCCGGTCTGCTGCGAGAGGCCGAAGCTCCTCTTGGCGATATGGCGGCCGTTGAAATGACGGGGCTGAGCTGGTCCATGGGGGAGCTTTTGCGATCGAAGCTGCCGGGGGTCAGGCTGGTTCCCGGTGACAGGGCCCTGGCCTGGACCCGCGCCGTCAAGACCGATTGGGAGCTGGCCAAGCTGCGCCTGGCCGGAGCGCGCCACGACCAGGCGCTGAACGACACTCTGCCCGACCTTATCCGTCCCGGCATGACCGAGCGGGAAATTGCCCTGGCCGTGTGGGACGCCTTTTACCGGCACGGCCACCAGGGCATGATGCGCATGCAGAACGCGGGTGAGGAGATTTTTTTGGGGCATGTCGCGGCCGGAGATTCCGCCAATTATCCCAGTGTGTTCAACGGTCCCCTGGGCCTTCGCGGGGCGCATCCGGTGCTCCCTTTCCTGGGCTATGCCGGTAAGGTCTGGCAGCGCGGGGAGCCACTGGCCCTCGACTGCGGATTTTGCCTTGAAGGCTACCACACGGACAAGACCCAGGTGTACTGGGCGGAAGAGTCGGTGATCCCCGAAGAGGCGGATCGCGCCCAGGATTTCTGCCTGCAGATCCAGGAACACCTGAGCAGCCGCCTGGTGCCCGGCGCCATCCCGGCGGACCTTTACCGCGACTGCATCCGCATCGTGCTGGCCAATAACATGGGCGAGGGCTTCATGGGCCTTGGTCGCAACAAGGTCGGATTTCTGGGGCACGGCATTGGCCTTGCCATCGACGAGTGGCCGGTCATCGCCCCAACCTTCGACCGCCCCCTGGAAGAGAACATGGTCCTGGCCTTGGAGCCCAAGATCGGCATCAAGGGGCTTGGCATGGTCGGGGTGGAAAATACTTTCGTTGTTACGCCAAAGGGCGGCGAATGCCTGACCGGCGAGCGTTTCGGCCCGACTTTTCCGGCTTAA